The genomic region CCCTAAAAAAAGTTATTGGATGAACTTTTTAAATCAAGAAACTTCTGTTTTGTTTGGAGCAGAAAAATATGCTACAGAACTTAACCTACCTGTTATTTTTTGTAAAATTGAAAAGACCAAACGAGGCCATTACACTGGAACACTAAAATTATTGTGTGAAACCCCAGCTGATCAACCTTATGGTTACATCACGCAACTTGGAACTAAAGAATTGGAAAAAGATATACAGGCTGTTCCTCAATATTGGTTATGGACCCATAAAAGATGGAAGCATCAACGACCTGAGGGAATTGAACTTCACAATGATATGGTATGATTAGTGATTTAGATTTATTTTACGAAAAACAAGAAGAACCGAATAAGTCTTGTTTTCTAGCATTACGTTCAATTATTCAAAGTTTAGACCCTAATATTACTGAAGCATACAAGTATAAGTTGCCTTTTTTTCTTTATAAAAACAAAATGTTTTGTTATTTGTGGAAAGATAAACAGACTAATTTCCCATACATAGGTGTAGTTAAAGGGAATGAGATTGATCATCCACTATTGGAACAGGGAAACCGAAAAAAAATGAAAGTACTCTCTATTTCTCCCAACGAAGATATTCCTATTGAAGCTTTAGAAGCTATCTTAAAAACTGCTATTAATTTATATTAAATAGCGATTAATATCATATTTTTTTAATAATATCAGAAATAATATTAGATTTAGTTTTTTATCATTGATGTTTAACCAATAAAACGATCTATTAGAGCAAATGACCTATAACAATTTTATTGTTTGTTTATTCTTTTTATCCACTACATCTGTATTTTCTCAAAGTGAAAATCTTCCATATTCTCTACCCGACAGTACACTAGATGCTATTCTCGTTGAACTACAAAACAATGCTTATGAACAAGCTTTAACCATTGTAGACTCCGCATTGGAATATGAACATGTATTACTTAAAGAGCAAGAGCAATTAACTCATCATAGGTATCTATCCCAACTTTATGGATTTAAAGGGCAAATTAGTTGGGTATTGGACAATAATTATTCAGACGACTACTTTTTAAAAAGCATTCAATATGCTCAAAAAATCAACGATTCCAATACTGTTGGTAAAAACTATTTGAACCTAGGTCGTGTCTATGAGACAAAAGCAAACTATTCAACCTCTATTCGTTATTATATCGAAGCTTTGCCTTATTTAAAAAAGGACTGTGGTTTATACTCCCGAACGTTAGATAACATCAGTTATAGTCTTTGTATTCAAGAAAAATATACTGAAGCTTTACCCTATTTATATCAAGCGCACTCTATTGCAGAATCCTGCAATGACACCATTCAAAAAGTAAATATTTATAATTCTATTGCGGCCTTTTACACCTCCACAAAGATCCATAAAGATTCTATTCCCTTTTACTTGAATAAAGCACTTGTTCTTGCTAAGACTTATAAGTACTTGGAAGGTATCTCTATCGCAAACTCTAATTATGCTGATTATTATTTAGCCTATGAAGATTATGATAAAGCCTTAAAATACTGTCAATTCGGTTTAACTGAAGCTATAGCGATAAAAGATATAGAGTCTAAAGGAATTAGTTTATTACAACTGGGACTTATTCATTTTAAATTAGCTCATTATCAACAAGCAATTCACTTTTATGAAGAAGCCATTTTAACTTTTAATCAAATTCATGCAACGAATTACGAGGCAGATGTTTTTTTTAATTTGTCTGAATCGTACAAACAAATAGGGAATTATGAACAAGCTTACCTTCACTTTAAAACTTATCAAACTTTAAACGATAGTATTAACAGTGCTAAAAAAGCAAAAGAATTTAACGATGTACTCATTAAATACGAGACCAATAAAGTTAAAGCTGAAAAGGCTTTGATTGTTAAAGAAAATATTATTCAAGAGCAAACCATTCAACAAAACAAAATACAGTTTATGACTTTAATTGTCATATTCACTTTGATTTTAATTGTTGTAATTATTGTAGGTGTTTATTTAAATGCTAGAAAAAAAGCCAAACTAATTGAGCTAGAATTAGCAGAAACTCAGCACCGATTGAATATGGAAAAAAAGCTTAGAAAATCTGAGATTAAATCTATTCGAGCACAAATGAACCCTCATTTTATTTTTAATGCTATTAACTCTATCCAAGCATTGGTTCTTAATAAAAATAAAGATGAGGCCTATCAATACCTCCATCTCTTTTCCAATTTAATGAGAAATACATTAGATTTTTCTGAACAGGAGTTTATTACACTAGCCACTGAAATTGACTTTTTATCCAGTTATTTAGCTTTAGAACAACTCAGGTTTAATGGGGAGCTTTCTTATGAAATTGAACATCGTTCTATTCCTACAGAAGCGTTAATCCCCTCTCTCATTATTCAACCTTTTGTTGAAAACGCTATTAAGCATGGACTATTTCATAAACAAGGTAAGAAAATGATTAGGGTTCATTTTAAAGTCATCGAAAATGGATATCTAAATTGTAAAATAATAGACAATGGAGTGGGAAGAAAAGCGGTAGAAGCCATACAGAAAAGAATGCTTAATAAACATCATTCGTTTGCTACCGAGGCTATAGATCGGAGAATCTCTATTTTAAAATCTTTTTACGGCTCTAAGGTCAACTGTGAAATTATTGATTTATTTTTAGAGGATGGTGTAACTCCAAAAGGAACAGCTGTAAATATTACTTTACCCCTTAAACTCGTTAAATAATGTCGATAAATTGTATTCTAATTGATGATGAACGCTCTGCCAGAAATAATCTGGCGAACTTACTTCAGCGTCACTTTCCTGATATAACTATTTTAGCAAAAGCAACCAATCTAATGGAGGGGGTGGAAAAGATTAAACAATTGCAGCCAGAAATTGTATTTTTAGACGTAGAAATGCCTCAATATTCTGGTTATGAAATCATCGACTTCTTTGATCGAATTGACTTTCAAATTATTTTTGTCACAGCTTACGATAAGTATGCTATTAATGCTTTTGAAGTTAATGCAGTTGACTATGTCTTAAAACCTATTCATTCATCTAAATTGATTGATGCGGTGAATAAAGCTAAACTAAAACTACATGATCAAGAGTTATTATGTAACTACGAAAAAATTATACAAGAATTTAAAACCGGCATTCCTAAAACGATTCTTATCACCGACAATAACTACAAACAGAATATTGTTATAGAAAACATTATAGCCATTGAGGCTCAACGCTCCTATGCTAATATTCACCTCAATGATAACAGAAAAATACTGGTATCTAAAAACATTGGCTATTTTGAAGAAGAATTAAAAACGGAACAATTGTTCTTTCGTTCCCATAAATCTTGGTTGATTAATATTAAATATATCATCAACTATTCTAAAACCAAATTAATTGTTAACCTTAAAGGGGATATTTCTGCCAAATTATCTAGATATAAAACGGTACAAATTGATGGCGTTTTATATAGTAGTTAAGCTCCTATTTAACTAATTCTACAATTCTCCTCACCAGATAAATCAATTGTGTTAATTGTATGAATAAAATCTAGGCGAATAGTTGTTCCTGTATTTAATTTTAAATACTCTGCTTTATCTTTGGTATAGACATCATTAATGATTCCCTTTTCTGATTGTATGGTATCGTCTTTTTGATGAGTTATGGTCACCTCTACTTTTTGTGAAGCCCAAACTAACAGCTGATCATAAACTCCACAATTAATTGGTTGATATGCTTTCATCTTCTTGCTTTTCTTAACTTAACAAAGGTAATACTTATTAGAAGACTAATGAAAAAAGTCATCCATGTAAAAGACTGAATCCCTTTAATTACATAAAAACTTTTAATGTCTTGAATTGATGAAATACTATGATATAATAATTTATTATCAGTATATCCTCCAATATTTATCCCTCCCCAATCCGATAAAGCAGTAAAAAGTCGATAAAAGAAGAACAGTACTAAAATCAATAAAAATGTAAGTGTTGGGATTAGAAAATTAACCGTCTTTGATATGGAAATGTTTAAAATCCATAAAAGAAAAATAGTTATAACTCCATAGATAAAAAATAAGCTCCCTCCCCATAACAAGGCGACAACAAAAGACCCAATGGCTTCCAATGCTAAATAATCATACTTGACCATTAGGTAATTAGAAAAATATTCTTCAGAAATAAAATAACTTAGGGTATTGATTACCAGACCTAAAACCACGAGCATCAACAACTCACGGATATGTTTTTTCATTAATTGGGGCATCGAAAAAAATAATTAGCGTGAGCTCTAATTTAAGAATAAATATTTGTAATATCCAAAAAACTCTCGAAATAAGCTATAAGCATCTCTCCATTCGAAATAGTCACAATGTACTCCATAAACTTGTGTAACTCCCTGTTTTCTAAACGCTAATTTTGTTCTTGATATATGATAAAACTGACTAACAATCATCACTTTTTTTACCTTTGGAAACAACTTTTTAAAATTGGCAGCTGTTAATTGTGTAGTATTTCCTTGATTATCAATTTTAATCCTCTCCTTTTCTACCCCATTTTGAATTAAATATTCAGCCATTTTTGTTCCCTCGAAATGGCCTTCTTTACCTAAACCACCACTAACGACAATCATCGGAGCTAATCCCTGATTATAAAGTGCTACACCTTTATCTAACCTTGCTTTTAAGCGGAGTGACAATGTCCCATCTTGCTTCACTTTATTTCCCAAGATAACCATCATTTCTACCTTAACTTCTTCATCTGTTAGCCCATCATACACTATAGAAATTTGATGAATCAAAAACCACAAGAGGATTCCAAATGCCCCCCATTTCATTGTTTTTTTCTTCTTCATTTAATTAGGTATAAAAAAAGCCTCTTTCAAATTTGAAAGAGGCTTTTTTATGCATTTATTAATATATTCTATTAAGCAGGTACATTTAAAAGTTCAGCCATTTTAGCTCCAATCTCAGCTGGAGAATCAACAACATGTACTCCACAATCTCTTAAGATTGCTTTCTTAGCAGCAGCAGTATCCGCTTCACCACCAACAATAGCACCAGCATGTCCCATCGTTCTACCAGCAGGAGCAGTTTCTCCAGCGATAAATGCTACGACAGGTTTTGTTCCATTTTCTTTAATCCATGCTCCAGCTTCAGCTTCAAGGTTACCACCGATTTCTCCAATCATAATGATACCTTCTGTTTCAGGATCATTCATTAATAATTCAACAGCTTGTTTAGTTGTTGTACCAATAATTGGATCACCTCCAATACCAATTGCTGTAGTTTGTCCTAATCCAGCTTTTGTAATTTGATCAACAGCTTCGTAAGTTAAAGTTCCTGATTTACTTACAATACCAACAGTTCCTTTGTTAAAGATGAAACCAGGCATAATTCCTACCTTAGCCTCTCCAGCTGTAATAATTCCTGGACAGTTTGGCCCAATAAGTGTACAATCTTTATCAGTCAAATATTCTTTAACCTTAACCATATCTGCTACTGGAATACCTTCTGTTATACAAACAACAACTTTAATTCCCGCTTCAGCAGCTTCCATAATTGCATCTGCAGCAAATGCAGGTGGAACAAAGATTATAGACACATCTGCACCAGCTTTTTCTACAGCTTCATCTACTGTGTTAAAAACAGGACGATCTAAGTGAGTTTGCCCTCCTTTACCTGGAGTAACTCCACCAACAACGTTAGTACCATACTCTATCATTTGACCAGCATGAAAAGTACCCTCACTTCCTGTGAACCCTTGTACTATTACTTTAGAATCTTTGTTTACTAATACACTCATTATGTTTTATTTTTATGAAATTCGTTTTTAACTTCCCCAAAGATAATAATAGATATTAAAATTACATATCTAATTTAGGTTTTAATCAAAAAAAGTTTTAAACGATTTAATCACTTTCTTTTCAAAAAAAAACGTTCCAAATTATCATAATAAGGAACGTTTTTTACAAAATATTTATTGCTTATTTATTTTTCGTAAACTGAAGCTTTATCGAATTTTACACATAATAAATAGTAGAAACAAGCTCTGTATTTATTTCTGTTAGATTTTCCTAACTGCTCAACAACCTCTCCAATTGCTTTGTCTAATTCAGGAGAATCTTTTAATCCTAACTTTTTGATTAAGTAGTTATTCTTAACAGTAGCTAACTCAGCTTCATCTGATCCTGAAACTGTTGAAGCATCTTTGTTATAGATAGCAGGTCCACATCCAATCGTTACTTTTGTTAACAAATCCATATCAGCAGTAACACCAGCTTTTTCTTTTAATTCTTTTGCGTACAATGCGATTAAATCGTCTCTTTTACTCATTTTATTGTTTTTAAACGTTGATTAATATTTTCTCCTACTAATGTAGGAATACATTTTTACTTATCTGTTAAATTTTGCTTATTTTTTATAAAAATATTTTTCTGATTCAAAAAACACCTTTATGATTATTTCTATCTACCTTTGTTGCTATGAGTTTAGAAGAAGTAAAAAGCTATATTAATTCTATCAGAAGGGATTTTGCTGATCGTCCTTTGAGTGAGGCTGTAGTAAAAGAGAATCCGTTTGAACAGTATGCAGTTTGGTTTGAAGAAGCTGTTAATTCTCAGATTTTAGACCCCTACGCCATGTGTTTATCTACTGCTACTAAAACAGGAATTCCTTCCTCTAGGATTGTTTACATGCGCGATATTATTGATGAACAATTTATCTTTTACACCAATTATAACAGTCAAAAAGGAATAGAATTGGCTGAAAACCCAAATGCTGCTTTAAACATTCATTGGGGTGAGTTGGAACGTCAAATTAGAATCGAGGGGATTGTTACTAAAGTTGACGAAGCTATCTCGGACAGTTATTTTGCAGCTCGACCAAAAGAGAGTAAAATTGGAGCATGGGCTTCTAAACAAAGTAATCAATTAGTAGATCGAAAGGAATTAGAACTGAAAGTTCAACAACTTACTGAACAATATAAAGGTAGTGAGGAAATTCCAAGACCCGATTTTTGGGGAGGTTATCAACTCAACCCAACTCGAATTGAGTTCTGGCAAGGAAGACCCAGCAGGTTACATGACCGTATTATTTTTGAAAAAATTGATCAACAATGGAAAATAGCACGTTTATCACCTTAACTCAAAAATACTTTTCTAGATTTTCTTATGGCCCCCAACAATTGAATATTCCCGTTCGGAAAAAAACAAAGTTAATTGTTGTTATTCCTTGTTATAATGAGGCTGAATTAATCCGTTCTTTAGCTTCATTAAAGGCTTGCACTGTTCCCAATGCTATTTGTATTGATGTGATTACGGTAGTTAATCATAGTGAGCGGGCATCCGAAGCTATAAAGTTACAGAACGAACAAACTTATAAAGCTGCTGTTAAATTTGGGGAGCAACACTCCGATGAATCCTTACAATTTTTAACCTTAAAAGCTTTTGATTTACCAAAAAAACATGCTGGAGTAGGATTGGCAAGAAAAATAGGTATGGATGAAGCTTTATACCGTTTTCAAGCATTAAATGAGGATGGAGTTATTTGTTGTTTTGACGCTGATTCTTTATGTGAATTTAATTATTTTGAAGCCATCTATCAAGCTTTTAATGACAATACGATTAATGGTGCTTCTATCCATTTTGAGCATCCTGTTGAAGGAGATGAATATGCTTCTAATATTTATAAAGGAATCATTGACTATGAACTCCACCTCAGGTATTATAAAAATGCCATTAAATATACTGGGGCTCCTTATGCCTTTCACACTATTGGATCGAGCATGGCTGTTAGGGCAAGTGCTTATGCCAAACAAGGCGGAATGAACAAGCGTAAAGCAGGTGAAGATTTTTATTTCTTATCTAAAATTATACAACTTGGCAATTTTGGGGAAATTTGCACTACTAAAGTCATCCCCTCTCCAAGAGTTTCTGATCGTGTTCCTTTTGGAACTGGGAAAGCCATTGGAGATATCATTGATCAACAAATTGAAGATTACACGACATATAGCTTTGATGCATTTATTGATTTAAAATTGTTTTTTGCTCAAATTGAAATGAGTTATCATAAAAATAACTACGAGCAACTTCCCACTTCTATCCAAAAATTTATCTCCAGCTCTAAATACACCAATAAAATTGAAGAGATTAAAAAAAACACCAAAACCTTAAAAAGTTATACGCAACGCTTTTACTTTGTTTTTGATGCTTTTTGGATTTTAAAATTTGTTCATTTTTATAGGGATACGATTCAAGAGAATCTCTTACTTAATGATCAGGCTATTCGTCTTTTAGAAGCATTTGATCTACCATTCAATAAGCGCCTAAACAATCAGGAATTACTCTCGATCTATAGAAAGTTCGACTGTTAAATTTCCTCTATTCAAAGTAAGTATATTCATATTTAAACTCAAACTCTGGTTCATCGAGGTGATTATAATTGATTTCTCGCTCTAACAAGTCTTTCTCGTTATACACTTTTACCTTTTTGTGTTGTAACTTATTTTGATGATTTAATGTTTTCGTTTCAATTTCTAACCCTTTATCATTGTAGGTTGTAAGATCTGTTCCTCTTAAGCCTAACTCCCCCTCATACAACTTAAATGAAACCCTGTTTCCATTGGCATCATACTTTGTCATTGATTGTCTTAAAATTTGATTTAAACCATTATATATTGTATTCTTCGTTTCTTGTCCTTTTACATTATATTCAAACACATATTTCGCATACAAACTATCGTTGGCATCATATTTTTCAATTAATTGTATTTTATCATTGGCATCATAATTTTTAATTAATGTTTTCCCTAGAAGCGTTCCCGTACTATCATAATCTACTTCGCTAACCTTTCTCCCTTCGCTATCATAACCAATGTCTTGTTTTAATAAAACAACACCTAAGTCATTCATTTCTGTTTTATTAATAACGTCACCTTTGGAGTTATAGGCATACGATGAAACACTCTTAATACTTCCATCATTATAGTAATCGGTTATTTTTGTTAATTGATTTTTATCATCATAACCTTTCTTTTGGCTATACCTTAAGGTATCCCTTAAAAAAGATTTAAAGCTAGTTTCATCTCCATTTGCATTCAATTCTCTTTCCAACAACGACACCAGGACTTCAGAACTATCGTATAAAGCTCGCTTAATAATTTTATTATCAGCTCCGTATTCAAAAACTTCCTTGGCCACTCTGTAATTATTTCTATAAGTTACCGAATCTACCAAATAACCATTTGAGTTATAATTAGTTTGATAAATATGTAAACGTTCATCACTAGGTTCTCCAAATTTGTATTGTACAGCTATCGCTTTTTTCGACCTTACTTTCTTTTCTCTGTACTCTTTTTGGTAAACTTCTTTTTGTTCTTCTTTAACCTTTTTTTCAGAAACAATTGATTCTTTTTCATTACTTGGTTCACAACTCACCATAAAAAGTGAAGTGATAAAAAACACTCCTCCAACTACTCTATTTATCATATTTTTTTGCATAAAAAAAACCAGAGAGTAACAACTATCTGGTTCTATTCAGTTTCTTATCTATTTACTCTTCCTCTATACTTACTGCCACTTTTGGTGTTTCAGAAATTGATGGGATAATTTTAATATTATCAGGACCTCCATTTCTGTAGACTTCAACTAATCTTTTCATCACAACTTTCTGAGCTGATTTCGTTTTAAAATTAGCAGCTATTTTTTTAGCTAATCGAACTCTACCAGGATCGTTTTTAAGGAAAAAAGTTCTTACTTCTTTATAAAATGACATATTGTTATTATTAAATTTACCCCTTAAAAGTACAATTTAAATCGTATATTAATCGAATATTTTTTAGTTTTTTATATGAAACATGAAAAAATTGCATTGGTCTTACAGGGTGGAGCTTTAAGAACTGTTTTTACCGCTGGAGTTTTGGATGCTTTTGTAAGTCAAAACTTCTACCCTTTCAGCCATTATATTGGAGTTTCAGGTGGTGCCATGTGCCTATCTTATTACCTTGGTAATCAATATAGAGTTACCTTAGAGATCATCAAATCATTATCTGAAGACAAGGAATTTATCAATATTTTGAATGCTTTTAAAGAAGAAGGTATTGTTAATCTTAAGCACTTAAAACACTTTACCACTTCTGAGTACCCCATAAACTATGCTAGAGCTATTGAAAAAACTGAAACTGCAATTGTTGAATTTGTTGCCACCAATATTGATTCTGGAAAACCAGAGTATTTGAGGCCTCACCGCCATTCATGGAACGATTGCTTGATTGCTTCCTCCACTCTTCCCATTTATTCTAAAGGAATTCATGAATTAGAGGGTAAGAAATTGATGGATGGTGGGTGGAGTGATCCTATTCCTGTTCAACGCGCAATAGAATTAGGAGCCACAAAAATCATTGTTATTAGAACAAGTCCTAAACAGCAAAAAGATAAACTATCTTATCTTAACTATTTAGGTTCTTTTTGGAATAAGGAAAAGGAAGCTTGGAAAAAATGTATCAAAGAAGAACACCTTTACTACAATTCAGCCATTGATTTTATGAATCAACAACATGAAGGTGTAGAAATATATCAAATTGCCCCTCCTCAAAAGTTAAAAACAAGCTCGCATTCTAGTTCAAGAAAAAAAGCTGAATATGACTATAGAACAGGGTTGGATTTAGGCTTGCAATTTATCCTTAACAATCAAGCAAACCTCATTTAGAGGAAAGCTTACTTTATCAATTTTACTACTTGGGAAACATTGTTACTTTTTACATGCACAAAATAAATCCCTTGCGGCAATGCTGTATGAGATAAATAGACTTCATCATCATTAAGCATATACTCCCTTAAAACTTGTCCGCTACTATTTAATAACGCTACAGTTCCCTCTAGGTTATTCTGATTATGGAGTACCCAACAGTCTTCAGCTGTTTTAATCTCAAACTTCTTTTCATCTGTACTCACAGAGGTATAAGCTATGGTCTCTTCTTCTCCATTTTTTTCTACTGTTAGCATATAATAGGTGATTGACTTAATTTCAGCAGGATCAGTAGAAGTATAAGTCATGTTTTCATTTCTTAAATCACTTACTGCAATGGTATTTATCATTTTATAATCGGTACCATTTGAACTTTTATATATGTTATAGCTATCAATTAAATCCTCACTTATTGTTTGCCATTCTACAACTACACCTCTATTTTGTTTTCTCGCATTAAAAGCGATCACCTCAACAGAAAGTGGTTGAGCTAAACAAGCCCCCTCATTATTATAAGCGGGAGTTCCAGAAGCATCAAAACTTACATAGTCACCATCAGAACCTGTATTGGCTGAAGAACTAAAGAAAGTGACACTTTGATTACAACTCCCCCATGTCATTGAAGTTGTTCTATTGGCTCCACTTGAATTCCCATATCTACCTGAACCACTGGTATTGCTAC from Flavobacteriales bacterium harbors:
- a CDS encoding YdcF family protein — encoded protein: MKKKKTMKWGAFGILLWFLIHQISIVYDGLTDEEVKVEMMVILGNKVKQDGTLSLRLKARLDKGVALYNQGLAPMIVVSGGLGKEGHFEGTKMAEYLIQNGVEKERIKIDNQGNTTQLTAANFKKLFPKVKKVMIVSQFYHISRTKLAFRKQGVTQVYGVHCDYFEWRDAYSLFREFFGYYKYLFLN
- a CDS encoding DUF1801 domain-containing protein, whose product is MISDLDLFYEKQEEPNKSCFLALRSIIQSLDPNITEAYKYKLPFFLYKNKMFCYLWKDKQTNFPYIGVVKGNEIDHPLLEQGNRKKMKVLSISPNEDIPIEALEAILKTAINLY
- the sucD gene encoding succinate--CoA ligase subunit alpha; the protein is MSVLVNKDSKVIVQGFTGSEGTFHAGQMIEYGTNVVGGVTPGKGGQTHLDRPVFNTVDEAVEKAGADVSIIFVPPAFAADAIMEAAEAGIKVVVCITEGIPVADMVKVKEYLTDKDCTLIGPNCPGIITAGEAKVGIMPGFIFNKGTVGIVSKSGTLTYEAVDQITKAGLGQTTAIGIGGDPIIGTTTKQAVELLMNDPETEGIIMIGEIGGNLEAEAGAWIKENGTKPVVAFIAGETAPAGRTMGHAGAIVGGEADTAAAKKAILRDCGVHVVDSPAEIGAKMAELLNVPA
- a CDS encoding glycosyltransferase family 2 protein, giving the protein MENSTFITLTQKYFSRFSYGPQQLNIPVRKKTKLIVVIPCYNEAELIRSLASLKACTVPNAICIDVITVVNHSERASEAIKLQNEQTYKAAVKFGEQHSDESLQFLTLKAFDLPKKHAGVGLARKIGMDEALYRFQALNEDGVICCFDADSLCEFNYFEAIYQAFNDNTINGASIHFEHPVEGDEYASNIYKGIIDYELHLRYYKNAIKYTGAPYAFHTIGSSMAVRASAYAKQGGMNKRKAGEDFYFLSKIIQLGNFGEICTTKVIPSPRVSDRVPFGTGKAIGDIIDQQIEDYTTYSFDAFIDLKLFFAQIEMSYHKNNYEQLPTSIQKFISSSKYTNKIEEIKKNTKTLKSYTQRFYFVFDAFWILKFVHFYRDTIQENLLLNDQAIRLLEAFDLPFNKRLNNQELLSIYRKFDC
- a CDS encoding LytTR family DNA-binding domain-containing protein, translating into MSINCILIDDERSARNNLANLLQRHFPDITILAKATNLMEGVEKIKQLQPEIVFLDVEMPQYSGYEIIDFFDRIDFQIIFVTAYDKYAINAFEVNAVDYVLKPIHSSKLIDAVNKAKLKLHDQELLCNYEKIIQEFKTGIPKTILITDNNYKQNIVIENIIAIEAQRSYANIHLNDNRKILVSKNIGYFEEELKTEQLFFRSHKSWLINIKYIINYSKTKLIVNLKGDISAKLSRYKTVQIDGVLYSS
- a CDS encoding patatin family protein, whose protein sequence is MKHEKIALVLQGGALRTVFTAGVLDAFVSQNFYPFSHYIGVSGGAMCLSYYLGNQYRVTLEIIKSLSEDKEFINILNAFKEEGIVNLKHLKHFTTSEYPINYARAIEKTETAIVEFVATNIDSGKPEYLRPHRHSWNDCLIASSTLPIYSKGIHELEGKKLMDGGWSDPIPVQRAIELGATKIIVIRTSPKQQKDKLSYLNYLGSFWNKEKEAWKKCIKEEHLYYNSAIDFMNQQHEGVEIYQIAPPQKLKTSSHSSSRKKAEYDYRTGLDLGLQFILNNQANLI
- a CDS encoding DUF2853 family protein, encoding MSKRDDLIALYAKELKEKAGVTADMDLLTKVTIGCGPAIYNKDASTVSGSDEAELATVKNNYLIKKLGLKDSPELDKAIGEVVEQLGKSNRNKYRACFYYLLCVKFDKASVYEK
- the pdxH gene encoding pyridoxamine 5'-phosphate oxidase, with amino-acid sequence MSLEEVKSYINSIRRDFADRPLSEAVVKENPFEQYAVWFEEAVNSQILDPYAMCLSTATKTGIPSSRIVYMRDIIDEQFIFYTNYNSQKGIELAENPNAALNIHWGELERQIRIEGIVTKVDEAISDSYFAARPKESKIGAWASKQSNQLVDRKELELKVQQLTEQYKGSEEIPRPDFWGGYQLNPTRIEFWQGRPSRLHDRIIFEKIDQQWKIARLSP
- a CDS encoding histidine kinase, which codes for MTYNNFIVCLFFLSTTSVFSQSENLPYSLPDSTLDAILVELQNNAYEQALTIVDSALEYEHVLLKEQEQLTHHRYLSQLYGFKGQISWVLDNNYSDDYFLKSIQYAQKINDSNTVGKNYLNLGRVYETKANYSTSIRYYIEALPYLKKDCGLYSRTLDNISYSLCIQEKYTEALPYLYQAHSIAESCNDTIQKVNIYNSIAAFYTSTKIHKDSIPFYLNKALVLAKTYKYLEGISIANSNYADYYLAYEDYDKALKYCQFGLTEAIAIKDIESKGISLLQLGLIHFKLAHYQQAIHFYEEAILTFNQIHATNYEADVFFNLSESYKQIGNYEQAYLHFKTYQTLNDSINSAKKAKEFNDVLIKYETNKVKAEKALIVKENIIQEQTIQQNKIQFMTLIVIFTLILIVVIIVGVYLNARKKAKLIELELAETQHRLNMEKKLRKSEIKSIRAQMNPHFIFNAINSIQALVLNKNKDEAYQYLHLFSNLMRNTLDFSEQEFITLATEIDFLSSYLALEQLRFNGELSYEIEHRSIPTEALIPSLIIQPFVENAIKHGLFHKQGKKMIRVHFKVIENGYLNCKIIDNGVGRKAVEAIQKRMLNKHHSFATEAIDRRISILKSFYGSKVNCEIIDLFLEDGVTPKGTAVNITLPLKLVK